In one Nostoc sp. KVJ3 genomic region, the following are encoded:
- a CDS encoding NADP-dependent oxidoreductase, translating into MSDLINKQIILKSRPVGEPKESDFALVETPSPEPGEGEVLSRTIYLSLDPYMRGRISANESYATPVELNSAIVGGTVSQVIKSNHPQFQVGDFVLSNNGWQTYAVSKGETLRKLNPTQAPLSYSLGVLGMPGLTAYAALLDIGQPKEGETVVVSAASGAVGAVAGQIAKIKGARVVGIVGSDDKRDYIVKELGFDVGINRKTQKLDSALKEAAPNGIDIYYDNTAGVILETVLQQINLGARIPLVGLISEYNATSTPSGPNLMPLLVKRALIKGFLVGDYQDRLNDFLHDVSGWLQSGQLKYKEDVVVGLENAPRAFIGLLRGENFGKLIVKVSDDPTAN; encoded by the coding sequence ATGTCTGATTTAATTAACAAACAAATCATTCTTAAAAGTCGTCCAGTCGGTGAACCAAAAGAGAGTGATTTTGCTTTAGTAGAAACACCAAGTCCCGAACCCGGTGAAGGCGAAGTTCTGAGTCGCACCATTTATCTATCTCTTGACCCTTATATGCGTGGTCGCATTAGTGCAAACGAGTCTTATGCTACACCAGTAGAATTGAATTCTGCGATCGTCGGTGGTACAGTCAGCCAAGTAATTAAATCAAATCATCCTCAATTTCAAGTAGGAGATTTTGTTCTGAGTAATAATGGTTGGCAAACTTATGCTGTATCTAAGGGTGAGACACTACGTAAACTCAATCCCACTCAAGCACCTTTATCCTATAGTTTAGGTGTACTAGGTATGCCTGGTTTGACTGCTTATGCTGCATTGCTTGATATTGGTCAACCCAAAGAAGGTGAAACTGTCGTGGTTTCAGCTGCTTCTGGTGCTGTTGGTGCAGTAGCAGGTCAAATTGCCAAAATTAAAGGTGCTAGAGTCGTGGGAATTGTCGGGAGTGACGATAAGCGAGACTATATAGTTAAGGAATTAGGTTTTGATGTTGGCATTAACCGCAAAACCCAAAAACTTGATTCAGCGCTCAAAGAAGCTGCTCCTAATGGCATTGATATTTACTATGACAATACAGCAGGTGTGATATTAGAAACTGTGTTGCAGCAAATCAACCTTGGGGCAAGAATTCCACTAGTAGGTTTGATTTCAGAGTATAACGCCACATCTACTCCATCAGGGCCTAATTTAATGCCACTGCTAGTCAAGCGGGCCTTGATTAAAGGTTTTCTAGTTGGTGATTATCAAGATCGGTTGAATGATTTTTTACATGATGTTTCTGGATGGTTGCAATCTGGTCAACTTAAGTATAAAGAAGATGTAGTTGTTGGTTTAGAAAACGCTCCTCGTGCATTCATCGGTTTACTTCGAGGTGAGAATTTTGGCAAGTTGATTGTTAAGGTCAGTGACGATCCAACAGCCAATTGA
- a CDS encoding TIGR04376 family protein — protein MGLFDDLSRFLENRLEEFLRNNPHLELEALLEQLREQEEDTLKLIADLQLQEKRSQEDILSTAQEIQRWHIRVQKAKNAGREDLVTPALEREAALLREGNQRWGQMQGLKERINQSQELLRKIQQRRQEVQAKAAEAQTARDKAQTQQRFETSGWSNKTSSYSSGFDDLEEKFRSWETQDELEQMKRNLGK, from the coding sequence GTGGGCTTATTTGATGATTTGAGTCGGTTTTTAGAAAACCGTTTAGAAGAATTCTTGCGTAACAATCCACATTTGGAGTTAGAGGCGCTGCTAGAACAGCTGCGTGAGCAAGAAGAAGACACATTAAAGCTGATCGCAGACTTACAATTACAAGAGAAGCGATCGCAAGAAGATATTCTCTCTACCGCTCAAGAAATTCAACGGTGGCATATCCGGGTTCAAAAAGCCAAAAATGCTGGTAGAGAAGATTTAGTAACTCCGGCTCTTGAGCGAGAAGCAGCCCTGTTGCGCGAAGGAAATCAGCGCTGGGGACAGATGCAAGGGCTGAAAGAACGCATTAACCAATCTCAGGAACTACTACGAAAAATTCAGCAACGGCGACAGGAGGTGCAAGCTAAAGCAGCAGAAGCACAAACAGCCCGTGATAAAGCGCAAACTCAACAGCGTTTTGAAACCAGTGGCTGGTCAAATAAAACTAGCAGTTATTCTAGTGGGTTTGATGATTTAGAAGAGAAGTTCCGTAGCTGGGAAACTCAAGATGAGTTAGAACAAATGAAGCGGAATCTAGGGAAATAA
- a CDS encoding lipid-A-disaccharide synthase-related protein — protein sequence MSNVYRSSLASNSQAVTSPLRLLILSNGHGEDVIAVRILQELQRLSNPPEIFALPLVGEGRAYQELDIPLIGSVRTMPSGGFIYMDGRQLARDVRGGLLQLTLSQIKAIRRWVSSQKKLGNKRAILAVGDIVPLLLATFSGANYAFVGTAKSEYYVQDEAGLLPRKSKDARWENFSGSVYHPWERWLMSRRRCKAVFPRDALTTETLKQWPIPALNLGNPMMDGLEPTFSRQQFYSQDSQQQETVRPFVVTLLPGSRPPEAYANWETIMIAVSALTASFQERGSIFYTSSKVVFLGAIAPSLDSHILSQSVQSQGWRTESVCPIQLPDPNILTFKQRNAYLLLTQKAYNDCLHLGDLAIAMAGTATEQFIGLGKPAIAIPGNGPQYNPAFAEAQSRLLGSSLILVEQPAEVAKIVQSLFKDPDILQIIAENGRRRMGKMGAALRIAECLQERLG from the coding sequence ATGAGTAATGTATACCGCTCATCTCTAGCCTCTAACTCCCAAGCTGTAACTTCTCCTTTGCGGTTACTTATATTAAGTAATGGTCATGGGGAAGATGTAATTGCAGTTCGGATTTTGCAAGAACTGCAACGACTATCAAACCCACCAGAGATATTTGCTTTACCTCTGGTGGGTGAAGGACGTGCTTACCAAGAGTTAGATATACCTCTTATTGGTTCAGTCCGCACTATGCCTTCTGGTGGCTTTATTTATATGGATGGCCGCCAATTAGCGCGGGATGTCCGCGGTGGTTTATTACAACTTACCCTCAGCCAGATTAAAGCTATTCGCCGTTGGGTGAGTTCTCAAAAAAAATTAGGTAATAAAAGAGCAATTTTAGCTGTGGGAGATATTGTCCCACTGTTATTGGCAACTTTTAGTGGCGCTAATTATGCTTTTGTGGGTACAGCAAAATCTGAATATTATGTGCAAGATGAAGCTGGATTATTACCACGGAAATCCAAAGATGCGCGTTGGGAAAACTTTTCTGGTTCAGTTTACCATCCTTGGGAACGTTGGTTAATGAGTCGTCGCCGTTGTAAGGCGGTATTTCCTAGAGATGCACTGACGACAGAAACATTAAAACAATGGCCAATTCCCGCTTTGAATTTGGGTAATCCCATGATGGATGGTTTGGAACCTACGTTTTCACGCCAACAATTTTATAGTCAGGATAGTCAACAGCAGGAGACGGTTCGACCTTTTGTAGTGACTCTTCTGCCTGGTTCCCGTCCGCCAGAGGCATACGCTAACTGGGAAACAATTATGATTGCCGTATCTGCGTTGACGGCAAGTTTCCAGGAGCGAGGCTCAATCTTTTACACTTCTAGCAAGGTAGTCTTTTTAGGTGCGATCGCTCCTAGTTTAGACTCTCACATTTTATCCCAAAGTGTCCAATCTCAAGGCTGGCGCACTGAATCTGTATGTCCTATCCAACTTCCCGACCCAAATATCTTGACATTTAAACAAAGAAATGCATATCTATTGCTGACCCAAAAAGCTTATAATGACTGCTTGCATTTAGGAGATTTAGCGATCGCAATGGCAGGTACAGCTACAGAACAGTTTATCGGTTTAGGTAAACCTGCGATCGCAATTCCCGGCAACGGGCCCCAATATAATCCTGCCTTTGCTGAAGCTCAAAGTCGTCTTTTAGGCTCATCTTTGATTTTAGTCGAGCAGCCAGCAGAAGTTGCCAAGATTGTCCAGTCCCTATTTAAAGATCCTGATATTTTGCAAATTATTGCCGAAAACGGTAGGCGACGCATGGGCAAAATGGGAGCAGCACTACGCATTGCAGAATGCTTGCAGGAACGATTGGGTTGA
- a CDS encoding DUF3131 domain-containing protein: protein MSSDFQPPPKNLSILASVGGVVTAVIAIAILNGWSKNLSQTSIEKSEISTSETASRHLVQPNKPQNPISGAKAAEIVASLDAKSVVLPGQAIPKNELTVAIIPYIAPGVGKLTPEETTTARIAWSYFQRNWNDETGLVNSVDGFASVSMWDQTAAIAALVSARELNIVPAAEFEAKMSKMLKTLASMPLYKGELPNKVYNTKTLVPVNYGQLEKREEIGWSAIDLGRMAIWLKIVGAKYPKMRSLSTEVWQHWQVKRLTKNGQMYGTAVIKGKEQYNQEGRLGYENYAAYGLKLWGLDVKQALDYQSHAAFVDLYGQGIPYDQRDYKNSGANNYVLSEPYILDGIETGFQALPKAYGDRILAAQAARYEATKQLTAVTEDNLDRPPYFVYSSLFVNGEPWATIADTGEKHNDLRFLSAKAAIGWHVLYNTTYTRQLFDFVQANLNSKNGWYNGFYESLRQPNKTLTANNNGVILESLLYKQIGQPLTVWAGVKSQK, encoded by the coding sequence ATGAGTTCTGATTTTCAACCGCCACCTAAGAACTTGTCTATACTAGCTTCTGTAGGAGGAGTAGTTACGGCTGTAATCGCGATCGCAATTTTAAATGGTTGGTCTAAGAACCTTTCCCAGACTTCTATAGAAAAATCTGAAATTTCAACATCCGAAACTGCTTCACGCCATTTAGTACAACCAAATAAACCCCAAAACCCTATCTCTGGTGCTAAAGCAGCTGAAATAGTTGCTAGCCTTGATGCTAAATCTGTAGTTTTGCCAGGTCAAGCTATTCCTAAGAACGAACTAACAGTAGCCATAATTCCATACATTGCTCCGGGAGTTGGAAAACTGACCCCAGAGGAAACGACAACTGCACGTATTGCTTGGTCATACTTCCAGCGCAACTGGAATGATGAAACTGGTTTGGTAAATTCCGTTGATGGCTTTGCCTCTGTCAGTATGTGGGATCAGACCGCAGCGATCGCAGCTTTAGTCAGTGCTAGAGAACTCAATATCGTCCCTGCGGCTGAATTTGAAGCCAAAATGAGCAAAATGTTGAAAACACTGGCATCGATGCCTTTATACAAAGGTGAATTACCCAACAAGGTCTATAATACCAAAACCCTCGTACCCGTTAATTATGGACAACTAGAAAAACGCGAAGAAATTGGTTGGTCAGCCATAGATTTGGGTAGGATGGCAATCTGGTTAAAGATTGTCGGGGCTAAGTATCCAAAAATGCGATCGCTTTCTACAGAGGTTTGGCAACATTGGCAAGTCAAGCGTCTTACCAAAAATGGTCAAATGTATGGTACTGCGGTCATTAAAGGTAAAGAACAATACAACCAAGAAGGTCGCTTGGGCTATGAGAATTATGCTGCTTATGGTCTGAAGCTTTGGGGCTTGGATGTTAAGCAAGCCTTAGATTATCAGTCCCATGCTGCCTTTGTCGATCTGTATGGACAGGGAATTCCTTACGATCAACGTGATTATAAAAACTCTGGAGCCAATAACTACGTTCTTAGCGAGCCTTATATTTTAGATGGTATAGAAACTGGGTTTCAAGCTTTGCCTAAAGCCTATGGCGATCGGATTTTAGCTGCTCAAGCAGCGCGTTATGAAGCGACAAAACAATTAACTGCTGTCACCGAAGACAACTTAGATCGCCCTCCATACTTTGTTTACAGTAGCTTATTTGTCAATGGAGAACCTTGGGCAACGATCGCAGATACCGGAGAAAAACACAACGATTTACGATTTCTCAGTGCAAAGGCTGCGATCGGCTGGCACGTACTTTACAATACTACTTACACTAGGCAGTTATTTGATTTTGTCCAAGCTAACCTTAACTCTAAAAATGGTTGGTATAACGGATTTTATGAGTCTCTGCGTCAGCCAAATAAAACTCTCACCGCTAACAATAATGGGGTGATTTTAGAAAGTTTGTTGTATAAACAAATTGGACAACCGCTTACTGTTTGGGCAGGAGTAAAAAGTCAGAAGTAA
- a CDS encoding jacalin-like lectin — MDTRGYSCPKPNQVCKIGHFLSQAYLDRFFFAGEHTCLAFFGYMEGALRSGVICSKKIIEATKCRRAELVGSTTGVYRGYAPEKFDGFSDTVDKHNLSQHQTSGFDSFSDVLNGVNSLKKVIVRHGDIVDGLQVFYATTDKNNTTLNQWSREYGNKQPNKGDVFTIPEGDYLEEVSGYYGIWFGATHILQLKLTTKNQKHQIFGTMAHSLESERKSFTFKAKDREEIIGFFGAEVPLDYNVDRSKDLVMSALGVIFRSID, encoded by the coding sequence ATGGACACAAGGGGATATTCTTGCCCTAAACCCAACCAAGTTTGTAAGATTGGGCATTTTCTGAGTCAGGCTTATCTCGATAGATTTTTCTTCGCCGGGGAACATACCTGTCTAGCCTTTTTTGGCTACATGGAAGGAGCTTTGCGCTCTGGGGTTATTTGTTCCAAAAAGATCATAGAAGCAACGAAGTGCCGCAGAGCCGAACTCGTAGGTAGCACTACAGGAGTTTATCGGGGATATGCGCCAGAGAAGTTTGACGGCTTCTCAGATACGGTAGACAAACATAACTTGTCACAGCATCAAACCAGTGGCTTTGACTCATTTTCTGATGTGCTGAATGGTGTGAACTCTCTGAAGAAAGTAATTGTCCGCCACGGCGATATCGTAGATGGTTTGCAAGTTTTTTATGCGACTACTGACAAAAACAACACTACTCTTAACCAGTGGTCGAGAGAATACGGTAATAAACAACCTAATAAAGGAGATGTTTTTACAATTCCAGAAGGCGATTACCTCGAAGAGGTTTCTGGTTATTATGGTATTTGGTTTGGTGCAACTCATATCCTTCAGTTGAAGTTGACAACAAAAAATCAGAAACACCAGATTTTTGGTACTATGGCTCACAGTTTAGAGTCAGAGCGAAAATCTTTTACATTTAAGGCAAAGGATAGGGAGGAAATTATTGGCTTTTTTGGGGCTGAAGTTCCATTAGATTACAACGTTGATCGTTCAAAAGATTTGGTGATGTCGGCTCTTGGGGTAATTTTTAGAAGTATCGATTGA
- a CDS encoding collagen-like protein codes for MHNNFRNKLPLLLTFCLFTSFLPASGSVLCPAFASDKYYRVARSYSRDGRTGTDGRSGRSGENQNVFVNGSPVNLDLSGKDGEDGEDGEHGDRPDCGYQRDRSHDINAPNGGNGGNGGKGGDGGNGGSLTVYYSNLADLRNISVRATGGKAGRGGRGGNGTEGCHCHKRRWEVKTCKGTPGSPDYKCTDKVYRCSDGNDGRDGSDGNDGSQGRLGTLSIVNSKEALAADRPTVQLAISELINKPVNLSKNKWNQRIGATSLLAPGSAIADDYLEFEHRREEAFQIVWQERQPITSFGNQAVTVNLSDNKQVEVTFAEDLWIDGSIKSEANLTTFTVDHAIPKKDVTRLAVAEFAEAGQNLNLKIVDLAAKSDAINTQFRIKLLAQDNLHGFSGYKTEYEGDIPNELVTRDYNRFTLALGKLKIPDDALRPGVNVDIEVVATRSLGIRSAKQTISWQGAIRKSR; via the coding sequence ATGCACAATAATTTTCGGAATAAGCTGCCACTACTGCTGACATTCTGCTTATTTACGAGCTTTTTGCCTGCCTCTGGTTCAGTTTTATGCCCAGCCTTTGCCTCTGACAAATACTATAGAGTAGCCAGAAGTTATAGCAGAGATGGACGCACAGGAACCGATGGTAGATCGGGTAGAAGTGGTGAAAACCAAAACGTTTTTGTCAATGGTTCACCTGTTAATCTTGATTTGTCCGGTAAAGATGGTGAAGACGGAGAAGACGGGGAACATGGCGATCGCCCTGACTGTGGTTATCAACGCGATCGCAGTCATGATATAAATGCACCAAATGGTGGCAATGGCGGTAACGGTGGTAAGGGAGGAGATGGGGGAAATGGCGGTTCCCTCACAGTTTATTACAGCAATTTGGCAGACTTACGAAACATTTCCGTTCGGGCAACTGGCGGTAAAGCTGGACGCGGCGGTAGAGGGGGTAACGGTACGGAGGGTTGTCACTGTCACAAACGAAGGTGGGAAGTGAAAACCTGCAAAGGAACTCCCGGTAGCCCTGATTATAAGTGTACTGATAAGGTTTATCGATGTAGTGACGGTAACGATGGGCGAGATGGTAGTGATGGTAACGATGGTAGCCAAGGGCGCTTAGGAACTTTAAGTATTGTCAATAGCAAGGAAGCTTTGGCAGCCGATCGTCCAACTGTACAGCTAGCAATTTCGGAACTGATAAACAAACCAGTAAACCTCTCGAAGAACAAATGGAATCAACGCATTGGGGCAACTTCTCTACTTGCGCCTGGTTCTGCGATCGCAGATGATTACCTTGAGTTTGAACATCGAAGAGAAGAGGCTTTTCAAATAGTTTGGCAAGAAAGACAACCCATCACCAGTTTTGGCAATCAAGCTGTAACAGTTAATTTAAGTGACAACAAACAAGTCGAAGTTACTTTTGCTGAAGATTTATGGATTGATGGTAGCATCAAAAGTGAGGCTAACTTAACAACATTTACCGTTGACCATGCCATTCCCAAAAAAGATGTCACCCGGTTAGCTGTCGCAGAGTTTGCCGAAGCAGGACAAAACCTCAACTTAAAAATAGTTGATTTGGCAGCAAAATCTGATGCCATTAATACTCAGTTTCGCATCAAACTCTTAGCACAGGATAACTTACACGGTTTTTCTGGCTACAAAACTGAATATGAAGGGGATATTCCCAACGAACTTGTGACTCGTGACTACAACCGTTTTACTCTAGCTTTGGGGAAGCTGAAAATTCCTGATGACGCTTTACGCCCTGGTGTCAACGTTGATATTGAAGTCGTAGCAACTCGTTCCTTGGGAATACGTTCTGCCAAGCAAACTATTAGCTGGCAGGGTGCAATCCGCAAGTCTAGATAA
- a CDS encoding DevA family ABC transporter ATP-binding protein, whose protein sequence is MIEKEPVIAIKNINHYYGKGALRKQILFDINLEIYSGEIVIMTGPSGSGKTTLLSLIGGLRSVQEGSLKFLGEELLGVSQNKLVQMRRNIGYIFQAHNLLGFLTAKQNVQMAVELNDRISQTEAIAKSKAMLGSVGLEERVDYYPDNLSGGQKQRIAIARALVNRPPLVLADEPTAALDKQSGRDVVEIMQSLAKNQGTTILLVTHDNRILDIADRIIEMEDGLLTRNSSNTTSQS, encoded by the coding sequence ATGATCGAAAAAGAACCTGTAATTGCCATTAAAAATATCAATCACTACTATGGCAAGGGCGCACTGAGAAAACAGATATTATTTGATATCAACCTAGAAATATATTCTGGTGAAATTGTAATTATGACCGGGCCATCAGGTTCAGGTAAAACCACATTACTGAGCTTAATTGGTGGTTTGCGGTCTGTACAAGAGGGAAGTTTGAAATTTTTAGGTGAAGAACTCCTTGGTGTCAGTCAAAACAAACTGGTGCAGATGCGGCGCAATATTGGTTATATTTTCCAAGCTCACAATTTGCTAGGGTTCTTGACAGCGAAGCAAAATGTGCAAATGGCGGTAGAATTGAACGATCGCATTTCTCAAACAGAAGCAATAGCTAAATCAAAAGCGATGCTAGGGTCTGTTGGTCTAGAAGAACGAGTCGATTACTATCCAGATAATCTTTCTGGTGGACAAAAACAAAGAATTGCGATCGCTCGCGCCTTAGTAAATCGTCCCCCACTGGTGTTAGCAGACGAACCAACAGCAGCATTAGACAAACAATCAGGACGTGATGTTGTGGAAATAATGCAGAGTCTGGCCAAAAATCAGGGGACTACTATCTTATTAGTGACACACGATAACCGCATTTTAGATATAGCCGATCGCATCATAGAAATGGAAGATGGTCTTTTAACCCGTAATTCTTCAAATACAACCAGTCAGTCATGA
- a CDS encoding nitrate transporter yields the protein MFLDILASLQRLFVGYIPAAVLGSFIGYLIGMNSMVYQLFRLIFQIPHSIPPIALLPIALIVFQESESAATTVVFIGTLWTMIINTAIGMRHFQRQNNNFRVAIFHIFHALKVSIWVAWFIVISIEMLTGPKGLGFTLWEAYKAGNADYIIQVILYIGIIGFLLDQLLDFAAYILSQMVSDGKKSS from the coding sequence ATGTTTTTAGACATTTTAGCTAGCCTACAACGGTTGTTTGTGGGTTACATTCCAGCCGCCGTGTTAGGTAGTTTTATCGGATACCTGATAGGTATGAATAGCATGGTTTATCAGTTGTTTAGACTGATATTCCAGATACCACATAGTATCCCTCCTATAGCTTTGCTACCTATTGCCTTAATAGTGTTTCAAGAGAGCGAATCGGCTGCTACTACGGTAGTTTTTATCGGAACTCTCTGGACGATGATTATTAATACGGCAATCGGTATGCGACATTTTCAGAGACAGAATAATAACTTTCGAGTTGCTATATTTCATATATTTCATGCCTTGAAAGTTAGTATTTGGGTAGCCTGGTTTATAGTTATTTCTATAGAAATGTTAACAGGCCCAAAAGGACTTGGGTTTACCCTCTGGGAAGCTTATAAGGCTGGCAATGCCGATTACATAATCCAGGTAATCCTCTACATTGGTATCATTGGCTTTTTGCTGGATCAGTTACTAGATTTTGCAGCTTATATTTTGTCGCAAATGGTTTCAGATGGGAAAAAATCTTCCTAA
- a CDS encoding RNA polymerase sigma factor, whose amino-acid sequence MGTQVVAISSLRSCTENISSVFWQLWEQYRDELYRCCLRWMGKNPTDAEDALSRAMLKAWEKVQKYAGEITNFKAWLIRLTHNLCVDIHRECDRRANRVENIEIYASVEDQRLVTLDDTPEVAMETSEKRIAIRRAIANLPTRLRETFILHFYQELSYLEIAQQQNISYQNVCKRISQGRAILREKLREYFIGEDRTHKDLSLTPTLAAIGEISQGNTRVEPIVAVEEVEIVVAEEPREVVRSVQHSESVPVAGISDGKLEIKRDGCRCVEATLCELPPAAILALAQFDEETESCWNSCLVVQRIEENPEMWKIWGEFLLRLSKFCLDNKESFGYRIS is encoded by the coding sequence TTGGGTACTCAAGTAGTTGCAATTTCATCTTTGCGTAGTTGCACTGAAAATATAAGTTCAGTTTTTTGGCAGCTATGGGAGCAGTATCGAGATGAACTTTACCGTTGTTGTCTTAGATGGATGGGGAAAAACCCTACTGATGCTGAAGATGCGTTAAGTCGAGCGATGCTCAAGGCTTGGGAGAAGGTGCAAAAGTATGCGGGGGAAATTACTAATTTTAAAGCTTGGTTAATAAGACTGACTCATAATCTCTGCGTAGATATTCATCGGGAATGCGATCGCAGGGCCAATAGAGTTGAGAATATAGAAATATACGCTTCTGTTGAGGATCAAAGGCTAGTAACATTGGACGATACGCCAGAAGTTGCAATGGAGACTAGCGAGAAAAGGATTGCGATCCGCCGTGCGATCGCTAATTTACCCACAAGACTACGCGAGACGTTTATCCTGCACTTTTATCAGGAATTGTCTTATTTAGAAATTGCTCAACAGCAAAATATATCCTACCAGAATGTCTGCAAGCGCATCTCGCAAGGGCGGGCAATTCTGCGAGAGAAGTTGAGGGAATATTTTATTGGCGAGGATAGGACTCATAAGGATTTATCACTTACGCCAACCTTGGCTGCAATTGGGGAAATTTCCCAGGGGAATACTAGAGTTGAACCGATTGTTGCAGTGGAAGAAGTGGAGATTGTTGTTGCTGAAGAACCGAGGGAGGTAGTGCGATCGGTGCAGCACTCTGAGTCAGTTCCCGTTGCGGGAATCTCTGATGGGAAGTTAGAAATAAAGAGAGATGGTTGTCGCTGCGTTGAGGCGACGCTGTGTGAATTGCCCCCAGCAGCGATTTTGGCTTTGGCACAATTTGATGAAGAAACTGAAAGTTGTTGGAATTCTTGTCTGGTGGTGCAGAGAATAGAAGAAAATCCAGAGATGTGGAAAATATGGGGAGAATTTCTGCTCCGCCTAAGCAAATTCTGCCTGGACAACAAGGAAAGTTTTGGTTACAGGATAAGCTAG
- a CDS encoding flavin monoamine oxidase family protein, producing MSKSLFAKLHRSFGTELSGIEKYEKIQAGLSEIEEQLTSLDNEQKQRLKNVKAIVVGAGFAGLAAAYELATQGIQVTVLEARERVGGRVHSKDNIAPGRIVEAGAELIGANHHQWIHYARKFGLGLSVISSEANFLAAGLEQPLYINGSNISRKIQKRIFDKIGKIEEKINEDAEQVDAYEPWTHPKAKEWDSISVADKLDEWCAGDLLLRNTLEVHFSNDQTSPTTEQSYLGLLAAVKGGGVEDYWTLSETFRCDSGNQALAQKFVEEIQKVVKEIHGQEDWSVNTDEPVTHIDISKDSANVTVRTIFKGDNKEYKGNYVIFAIPPATWKHISITPKLPSDYEMAMGQAIKYLTAVNERFWIKKGLAASCMSDEVGMIWESTDNQMATSGHGFGLNLFAGGQSASKALASPEPTTYFNEAFGRVYEDYESNLINQEFIDWPKEKWTQGDILALNPTKFVRLGIF from the coding sequence ATGTCAAAATCGCTTTTCGCCAAACTTCACCGGAGCTTTGGTACTGAATTATCTGGCATCGAGAAATATGAGAAAATTCAGGCAGGACTGTCTGAAATCGAAGAACAGTTGACTAGCTTAGATAACGAGCAAAAACAACGCCTCAAAAATGTCAAAGCGATCGTAGTTGGCGCAGGATTTGCAGGACTTGCGGCAGCTTATGAATTAGCAACTCAAGGCATTCAAGTCACTGTTTTGGAAGCAAGAGAGCGTGTTGGAGGACGGGTTCATAGTAAAGACAACATTGCTCCAGGACGCATTGTTGAGGCGGGTGCAGAATTAATTGGTGCAAATCATCATCAATGGATTCACTACGCGAGAAAATTTGGCTTGGGACTGAGCGTAATTTCCTCAGAAGCTAATTTCTTGGCAGCAGGATTAGAACAACCTCTCTACATCAATGGTTCTAATATTTCTCGCAAAATCCAAAAAAGAATCTTCGACAAAATAGGGAAGATTGAAGAAAAAATCAATGAAGATGCAGAGCAAGTAGATGCCTACGAACCTTGGACACATCCTAAAGCTAAGGAGTGGGATAGCATTTCTGTTGCTGATAAGTTAGATGAATGGTGTGCGGGTGATTTGTTATTACGAAACACTCTAGAGGTGCATTTTAGTAATGACCAGACTTCCCCAACTACAGAGCAAAGTTACCTTGGTTTACTAGCAGCAGTCAAAGGTGGTGGAGTTGAAGATTACTGGACTTTGTCAGAAACCTTCCGTTGTGATAGTGGGAATCAAGCTTTAGCACAGAAGTTTGTTGAGGAAATCCAAAAGGTTGTTAAAGAAATTCACGGGCAAGAAGATTGGTCTGTTAATACAGATGAACCCGTGACTCACATTGATATTTCCAAAGATTCAGCCAATGTGACCGTTCGTACTATCTTCAAAGGAGACAATAAAGAATACAAGGGAAACTACGTTATTTTTGCCATTCCTCCCGCCACATGGAAACATATTTCCATTACTCCTAAGCTTCCCTCCGATTATGAGATGGCTATGGGACAAGCCATTAAATATCTAACTGCTGTCAATGAGCGGTTTTGGATTAAGAAAGGTCTGGCAGCCAGTTGTATGTCAGATGAAGTGGGCATGATTTGGGAATCTACTGATAACCAAATGGCAACCAGTGGACACGGCTTTGGGTTGAATCTGTTCGCAGGTGGTCAATCAGCAAGCAAAGCTTTGGCATCACCCGAACCGACGACTTATTTTAACGAAGCGTTCGGTCGAGTGTATGAAGACTATGAGAGTAACCTCATCAACCAAGAATTTATCGATTGGCCTAAAGAGAAATGGACACAAGGGGATATTCTTGCCCTAAACCCAACCAAGTTTGTAAGATTGGGCATTTTCTGA